A single genomic interval of Methylophilales bacterium MBRSF5 harbors:
- a CDS encoding membrane protein, with the protein MQKTTRVFVAILVFLILLSMATYTVDQREHGIVFRLGEIVAVKKDPGLYFKVPLVDNVRHFDNRILTYDSSTPDRFITSEKKNVLVDSFIKWRIIDPAKYYVSVNGDERQAERRLTQTVNDGLRAEFGKRTIQEVVSGERSEIMDIIKERADRESNNIGIQILDVRLRRVDLPKEVSDSVYQRMEAERKSVANELRSEGFAESEKIKANAEKEKEIIITDAYREAQKLKGEGDAKAARVYSNVFNKNKEFYDFYRSIEAYRNSVNSKDDILVLDPNTEFFKYLQPKKNSTK; encoded by the coding sequence ATGCAAAAAACAACAAGAGTTTTTGTTGCAATTTTAGTTTTCTTAATTTTATTAAGCATGGCCACATACACGGTGGACCAACGTGAGCATGGAATTGTATTTCGACTTGGTGAAATAGTTGCTGTTAAAAAAGATCCAGGTCTGTATTTTAAAGTCCCTCTAGTTGACAATGTGCGACATTTTGATAATCGTATCCTAACTTATGATTCATCAACTCCAGATCGTTTTATTACCAGCGAGAAGAAGAACGTGCTAGTAGATTCATTCATCAAATGGAGAATCATTGACCCTGCAAAATACTATGTGTCCGTTAATGGCGATGAAAGACAAGCTGAAAGGCGTTTAACCCAGACCGTTAATGATGGTTTGAGAGCAGAATTCGGTAAAAGAACGATTCAAGAAGTTGTTTCAGGGGAGCGTTCTGAAATCATGGATATTATTAAAGAAAGAGCAGACCGTGAATCTAATAATATTGGAATACAAATCTTAGACGTCAGACTCAGACGGGTCGATCTTCCAAAAGAGGTTAGTGACTCCGTCTATCAACGAATGGAAGCAGAACGAAAATCAGTGGCAAACGAATTAAGATCTGAGGGTTTTGCTGAATCTGAAAAAATTAAGGCAAATGCGGAAAAGGAAAAAGAAATTATCATTACTGATGCATACCGAGAAGCTCAAAAACTTAAAGGTGAGGGTGATGCTAAGGCTGCGAGAGTTTATTCAAATGTTTTCAATAAGAACAAAGAGTTTTATGATTTCTACAGAAGTATTGAGGCTTACAGAAACAGTGTCAACAGTAAGGACGATATCCTCGTGTTAGATCCAAACACTGAATTTTTTAAATACTTACAACCAAAAAAGAATAGTACTAAATAA
- a CDS encoding 3-demethylubiquinone-9 3-methyltransferase — MEKQNINVDLNEVEKFNKIAHKWWDPSSEFKPLHDINPLRVNYINDLFPLNEKNILDVGCGGGILAESMAKLGGNVTGIDQSDIAIKIAKLHAKENNLSINYKLLNIEDFLKKDSNKFDVITCLEMIEHVPDPASIIKSCSKKLKKNGRLYVSTINRNLKAFLFAIVGAEYILNLLPKGTHHYDKFIKPSEVKSWANSLDMNISNITGMTYNPFLKKYSLGSDVSVNYILELRFNND; from the coding sequence ATGGAAAAACAAAATATCAACGTAGATCTCAATGAGGTAGAGAAATTTAACAAAATTGCTCACAAATGGTGGGATCCATCATCAGAATTTAAACCACTTCACGACATCAATCCATTGAGGGTTAATTACATCAACGATTTATTCCCGTTAAATGAAAAAAATATTTTAGATGTGGGATGTGGTGGCGGTATTTTAGCTGAGTCAATGGCAAAGCTTGGTGGGAATGTGACCGGTATTGATCAAAGTGACATTGCTATCAAAATTGCTAAACTTCATGCAAAAGAAAATAATTTAAGTATTAATTATAAATTATTGAATATAGAAGACTTTTTAAAAAAAGATTCAAACAAATTTGATGTTATTACATGTCTTGAAATGATCGAGCATGTACCTGATCCAGCTTCCATTATTAAGTCTTGTTCAAAAAAACTGAAGAAAAATGGACGCCTATATGTTTCCACAATTAATCGGAACTTGAAAGCCTTTTTATTTGCGATAGTTGGGGCGGAGTATATTCTTAATTTACTTCCTAAGGGAACGCATCATTACGATAAATTCATTAAACCCAGTGAAGTGAAGTCTTGGGCAAACAGTTTAGACATGAATATCTCTAATATTACCGGTATGACCTACAACCCATTTTTAAAAAAATATTCGCTGGGCTCGGATGTGTCGGTAAATTATATTTTAGAGTTACGATTCAATAATGATTAA
- a CDS encoding pseudouridine synthase has protein sequence MTNTDSNKKLIIPATFFGSRLDAVLSNLVPEFSRSKIQSMIKNDLIFLNGSSVSQNYKVVGGEEIIINGVIEDEIDVIAENISLDIVYEDDDILVLNKPHNLVVHPGSGNVNGTLLNGLLYYNRDLEKLPRGGIVHRLDKDTTGLMVVAKNEESQNNLISQLQSKSVYREYRAIVWGQIWQNKVIQKPIGRHPRQRTKMAVTNVNGKYAETSLEVLERFNYHTYVRCLLKTGRTHQIRVHMLDNNSPIVGDKGYGLKKIIPIKHMDADLLKSIKNFDRQALHAIALGLIHPKTNKEMKWTIDLPEDMRELLSVIRKDSVENDFGPTDHFLQQDFDLNGNDLDFDDEE, from the coding sequence ATGACCAATACTGATTCTAATAAAAAACTTATCATACCTGCAACTTTTTTTGGGTCAAGGCTAGATGCCGTTTTATCAAACTTAGTACCTGAATTTTCGAGATCAAAAATTCAATCCATGATTAAAAATGACCTTATTTTTCTTAATGGCTCAAGTGTTTCACAAAATTATAAGGTTGTTGGTGGTGAAGAAATTATAATCAATGGTGTGATTGAGGATGAAATAGATGTGATTGCTGAAAATATTTCATTGGATATTGTCTACGAAGATGATGATATTTTGGTTTTAAATAAACCTCACAATCTTGTAGTCCACCCTGGCTCAGGGAATGTTAATGGAACCCTACTCAATGGTTTGCTTTATTACAATAGAGATCTTGAAAAACTTCCTAGAGGAGGCATTGTGCATAGGCTGGATAAAGATACAACTGGATTGATGGTTGTTGCAAAAAATGAGGAATCACAAAATAACTTGATTAGTCAATTGCAAAGTAAAAGTGTGTACAGGGAATATAGAGCCATAGTGTGGGGTCAAATTTGGCAAAATAAGGTCATTCAAAAGCCAATTGGCAGACATCCAAGACAAAGGACAAAGATGGCCGTTACCAATGTTAATGGTAAGTATGCAGAAACAAGCTTAGAAGTGCTTGAAAGGTTTAACTACCATACATATGTGAGATGTCTTTTGAAAACTGGAAGAACTCATCAAATCCGTGTCCACATGTTAGACAATAATTCCCCAATAGTTGGAGACAAGGGCTACGGGCTAAAGAAAATAATCCCGATCAAACATATGGATGCAGACTTGTTAAAATCTATTAAAAATTTTGACAGACAGGCTCTTCATGCTATAGCGCTTGGATTGATTCATCCTAAGACCAATAAGGAAATGAAGTGGACCATTGATCTTCCTGAGGATATGAGGGAGCTTTTATCTGTGATCAGGAAAGATTCAGTTGAAAATGACTTTGGCCCTACAGATCACTTTCTTCAACAGGATTTCGACTTAAATGGTAATGATTTAGATTTTGACGATGAAGAGTAA
- a CDS encoding competence protein — MISFLLESVLVMFRYLTLFISSIFLAGCFIFGEPTEFDETTGQSPEWIYGKAEAFTDQRDFRKTIDFLEKLIKRYPDNKLIPSARLNLAYAYYKFGQKELSTSTVNQFITLYPSHPSMDYAYYLKGLNLYQERGIINKLTFQDISDRDVNDLKKAFDAFAEVANKFPNSKYSQDSTDRMTYLMNKIAEYDLHVARYYMKRRAYVAALNRAKQVYTNYPESIHVEESLVIQYVAYKELKLKDLEIATKKIIDHNYPENKLALDTQEGTKTWWKFWESLAD, encoded by the coding sequence ATGATAAGTTTTTTATTAGAATCAGTATTGGTCATGTTTAGATATCTTACCTTATTTATTTCTTCAATATTTCTTGCAGGTTGCTTTATTTTTGGTGAACCTACCGAGTTTGACGAAACAACGGGACAGAGCCCTGAGTGGATTTATGGAAAAGCAGAGGCTTTTACTGACCAGAGAGATTTCAGAAAAACCATTGATTTTCTAGAAAAACTTATTAAGCGTTATCCAGATAACAAGCTTATTCCATCAGCCAGGTTAAATCTGGCGTATGCTTATTACAAATTTGGTCAAAAGGAGCTCAGCACATCTACTGTTAACCAGTTTATAACTCTTTACCCCAGCCACCCATCCATGGACTACGCATACTATCTTAAGGGTTTAAATCTGTATCAAGAAAGGGGGATAATTAATAAATTAACTTTTCAAGACATTAGTGATCGGGACGTCAATGACTTGAAGAAGGCTTTTGATGCCTTCGCTGAGGTCGCAAATAAATTTCCAAACTCAAAATATAGTCAAGATTCAACCGATAGGATGACTTATTTAATGAATAAAATTGCTGAGTATGATCTTCATGTTGCAAGATACTATATGAAGCGAAGAGCCTATGTTGCGGCATTGAATCGAGCTAAACAAGTTTACACCAACTATCCTGAAAGTATTCATGTTGAGGAATCTCTAGTAATCCAATATGTGGCATATAAAGAACTAAAATTAAAAGATCTCGAAATAGCTACGAAGAAAATTATTGATCATAATTATCCAGAAAACAAACTAGCATTAGACACTCAAGAAGGAACTAAGACATGGTGGAAGTTTTGGGAAAGTTTGGCAGATTAA
- a CDS encoding membrane protein, protein MFKKLGIFSKQDGPPDLDEVLKDLGKKIDNIFKRKPRIVVDNNGGGSNNGGNKQNLNGGDIPLLPILLIVFLIWLLTGFYIVDQGSRGVVLRFGEHIDVTQPGPRWHLPYPIETVEIVNQEQVRTIEVGYRSSNDLAANSQELRESLMLTGDENIVDLQFAVQYNLKSVEDFIFNNRAAETSVRAASETAIREVVGKSEMDFVLYEGREEVAIRTKELMQQILDRYSTGINITSVTMQNAQPPEQVQAAFDDAVKAKQDLERQKNEGQAYANDVVPKAKGTAARLLAEANAYKVSIENEALGNSSRFEQIMKEYERAPEVTKNRLFLEAQEEILSNVTKVIIDQKSGSNSLIYLPLDQIMKNNNRSSVNSVLNSLPNNIELPKTESTSIDVTQERSRDAFRAREREMR, encoded by the coding sequence ATGTTTAAAAAACTTGGTATTTTTTCAAAACAAGACGGACCTCCTGACCTTGACGAAGTCCTAAAAGACCTTGGTAAAAAAATCGATAATATCTTCAAAAGAAAGCCTCGAATTGTCGTTGATAATAATGGAGGTGGATCAAACAATGGTGGCAATAAGCAAAATTTAAATGGGGGAGACATTCCTTTACTACCAATTTTATTGATTGTTTTTTTAATCTGGCTGTTAACCGGTTTCTACATTGTTGATCAGGGCTCAAGGGGAGTAGTTCTAAGATTTGGTGAACACATTGACGTTACGCAACCTGGTCCTCGTTGGCACCTTCCATATCCAATTGAGACAGTAGAAATTGTTAATCAGGAGCAGGTGAGAACAATTGAGGTGGGTTACAGATCATCGAATGATCTTGCAGCAAACTCTCAAGAGCTGAGAGAATCTTTAATGCTCACTGGCGATGAAAATATTGTGGACTTGCAGTTTGCTGTCCAATACAACTTAAAGTCAGTTGAAGACTTTATTTTTAATAACCGTGCTGCGGAAACTTCTGTAAGAGCTGCATCTGAGACTGCGATTAGAGAGGTTGTTGGTAAAAGTGAAATGGATTTTGTTCTCTACGAGGGGCGTGAAGAAGTTGCTATACGAACTAAAGAGTTAATGCAGCAAATTTTAGATCGGTATTCTACTGGTATAAACATTACTAGTGTCACGATGCAGAACGCACAGCCACCAGAACAAGTTCAGGCTGCCTTTGATGATGCTGTGAAAGCAAAACAGGATTTAGAAAGACAAAAAAACGAAGGACAAGCTTATGCTAATGACGTAGTACCTAAAGCAAAAGGTACTGCAGCACGACTCTTGGCAGAAGCTAATGCTTATAAAGTCTCTATTGAAAATGAGGCATTAGGTAACTCAAGTCGATTTGAACAAATCATGAAGGAATACGAAAGGGCGCCTGAAGTCACCAAAAATAGACTATTTTTAGAGGCACAAGAGGAGATTTTATCTAACGTGACCAAGGTTATTATTGATCAAAAATCTGGTTCGAATAGCTTAATCTACCTTCCCCTTGATCAAATAATGAAAAATAACAATAGATCGTCAGTTAATTCTGTCTTGAATTCATTACCCAACAATATAGAGTTACCAAAAACTGAAAGTACATCGATTGATGTTACTCAAGAGAGGTCAAGGGATGCATTTAGAGCAAGAGAAAGAGAGATGAGATAA
- a CDS encoding adenylosuccinate synthetase (catalyzes the formation of N6-(1,2,-dicarboxyethyl)-AMP from L-aspartate, inosine monophosphate and GTP in AMP biosynthesis) — protein sequence MKKNLVVIGTQWGDEGKGKIVDWLTDHASAVVRFQGGHNAGHTLVIETNGVQKEYKLNLIPSGIVREGVECLIGNGVVLDINHLISEIQTLEKDNLDVRNRLFISPGCPLILKSHVLIDQAREEARSTEKKIGTTGKGIGPAYEDKVARRSIRVYDLFNPEALKEKLTDLLSHHNFILEQQLNASPVNVDEIYNNLVECAEVIKPLVMDISKKIYDLNQADANVLFEGAQGALLDIDHGTYPFVTSSNCVAGQASAGSGIGPNQLDYILGITKAYTTRVGGGPFPSELDIDQPGTPGYQMSDIGKEYGTVTKRKRRCGWFDAVALKRSAMVNGLSGLCITKLDVLDGLDEIKICTHYELDGKATDIPPLGAEDVSRCKPQFITMDGWNGTTFRVKKWEELPTEAQNYLQKIEEVTGIPIHIVSTGPERDETILIEHPFEIN from the coding sequence ATGAAAAAGAATTTAGTAGTTATTGGCACTCAATGGGGTGATGAGGGAAAAGGAAAAATTGTTGATTGGTTAACTGATCATGCCTCAGCTGTTGTTCGCTTTCAAGGGGGACATAATGCTGGACACACTCTTGTAATAGAGACTAATGGTGTCCAAAAAGAATATAAGTTGAATCTAATTCCATCAGGGATCGTCCGTGAGGGTGTTGAGTGTTTAATTGGAAATGGCGTGGTCTTAGATATTAACCATTTGATTTCAGAGATTCAAACATTAGAAAAAGACAACCTAGATGTACGTAATCGTCTATTCATCAGCCCAGGTTGCCCATTGATCTTAAAATCACATGTATTGATTGATCAAGCAAGGGAAGAGGCACGATCTACTGAGAAAAAAATAGGTACAACTGGGAAAGGAATTGGTCCAGCCTATGAGGATAAGGTGGCTAGAAGATCCATTAGAGTTTATGATCTCTTCAATCCTGAAGCTTTAAAAGAAAAGCTAACCGATTTGTTATCTCACCATAATTTTATTTTAGAACAACAACTGAATGCTTCACCGGTGAATGTAGATGAAATCTATAATAATTTAGTTGAGTGCGCAGAGGTCATTAAACCTCTTGTGATGGATATATCTAAAAAGATTTATGATCTTAATCAAGCTGATGCAAATGTTTTATTTGAAGGTGCTCAGGGCGCTTTATTAGATATTGATCACGGGACCTATCCCTTTGTTACATCTTCTAATTGTGTCGCTGGACAAGCATCTGCCGGTTCAGGTATTGGCCCTAATCAACTCGATTATATACTTGGCATTACCAAGGCTTATACAACACGTGTTGGTGGCGGCCCTTTCCCAAGTGAGTTGGATATTGATCAGCCTGGTACTCCTGGTTATCAAATGTCAGACATTGGTAAAGAATATGGCACAGTGACTAAAAGAAAGAGACGTTGCGGGTGGTTTGATGCAGTGGCTTTGAAAAGATCCGCAATGGTTAATGGTTTATCTGGATTATGCATAACAAAATTGGATGTTCTTGATGGGTTGGATGAAATAAAGATTTGTACACACTACGAGCTTGATGGAAAAGCTACAGATATTCCACCACTTGGAGCGGAAGATGTGTCACGCTGCAAGCCACAATTCATTACCATGGATGGATGGAATGGAACTACCTTTAGGGTAAAAAAATGGGAGGAGCTACCAACAGAGGCTCAGAATTACCTACAAAAAATTGAAGAGGTGACAGGAATTCCTATTCATATTGTATCTACAGGTCCCGAAAGAGATGAGACAATTCTCATTGAACACCCGTTTGAGATAAATTAA
- a CDS encoding ZIP zinc transporter produces the protein MNLLVIIAVCFFGSLLSLTLAYLFSKLKMVNYADYFVSFAVGTLLGAAFLEIIPHAYELSRDLHQISLIVLIGILVFFILEKLLVWRHCHGSHCENHSPVVNHDVKKGSILIIGDCFHNFIDGILISSAFIVDINLGLITALAIIVHEIPQEISNFSILINSGYSLSRTLVMNIVTGCAMILGAILAYFVLNDLEFLIPMILAFAASSMIYVAISDLIPSLHQKVEIKQTLQQTFSIFLGVLIIYFLHSLIH, from the coding sequence ATGAATTTATTGGTTATTATTGCAGTTTGTTTTTTTGGCTCTCTTTTAAGCCTCACGCTTGCCTACTTATTTAGTAAATTGAAAATGGTCAATTACGCTGATTATTTTGTTAGTTTTGCAGTTGGCACCTTGCTAGGGGCTGCCTTTTTAGAAATTATTCCGCACGCTTATGAACTTTCAAGAGACTTACATCAAATTTCATTAATTGTTTTGATTGGCATTCTCGTTTTTTTTATTTTAGAAAAATTATTGGTTTGGAGACATTGTCACGGATCACATTGTGAGAATCATTCTCCTGTTGTGAATCATGATGTAAAAAAAGGCAGTATCTTGATTATTGGTGATTGCTTTCATAATTTTATTGATGGTATATTGATTTCCAGTGCATTTATTGTTGATATAAACCTTGGGTTGATAACTGCTCTGGCTATTATCGTGCATGAAATTCCTCAAGAAATTAGTAATTTTTCTATATTAATTAACTCAGGGTATAGTTTATCAAGAACACTAGTGATGAATATTGTTACTGGGTGCGCAATGATTTTAGGAGCTATCCTTGCATATTTTGTTTTAAATGACCTTGAATTCCTCATACCAATGATTTTAGCTTTTGCTGCTTCAAGTATGATTTATGTTGCCATATCAGACCTTATTCCATCGCTACATCAAAAAGTTGAAATCAAACAAACGCTTCAACAAACATTTTCTATTTTTCTTGGCGTTTTAATTATTTATTTCCTTCATTCACTTATTCACTAA
- the rimO gene encoding ribosomal protein S12 methylthiotransferase (catalyzes the methylthiolation of an aspartic acid residue of the S12 protein of the 30S ribosomal subunit): protein MSSVKIPKIGFISLGCPKAGSDTEKIMTRVKTQGYEISSSYDKSDVVVVNTCGFIDSAIEESLNTIDEALKSNGNVIVTGCLGEKKNIIEERFKNLIAITGSEADKEVVDIINKVAPKPHDSFIDLIPKSGLRLTPSHYAYIKISEGCNHKCSFCIIPSMRGKLVSRTPEDILGEAQNLVDSGVTELIIISQDTSAYGVDFKVKQSFWDGKPVKRDLYHLAKELKKFGVWVRFHYIYPYPHIDYMIELMDKETILPYLDVPFQHASPRILKSMKRPADAEDNLKRIQAWREINPNIALRSTFIVGYPGETDHDFEQLIEFIKEANLDNVGCFEYSNVEGATAKLMSDQIPDYVKKERYNHLMETQKTLSEQKLKSLIGSIQHVVVDEVTDDFALARSFRSAPDVDGVIYLKDPEGLMAGDRLNVKITGNDAYNLFAGPLDD from the coding sequence ATGTCATCAGTTAAGATACCTAAGATTGGTTTTATTTCTCTTGGCTGCCCCAAGGCAGGTTCTGATACAGAAAAAATAATGACGAGGGTAAAAACTCAAGGGTATGAAATTTCATCCTCATACGATAAATCAGATGTTGTAGTTGTTAATACCTGTGGTTTTATTGATTCTGCAATTGAAGAATCTCTCAACACCATTGATGAGGCTTTAAAAAGTAATGGTAATGTCATAGTGACTGGTTGTTTAGGAGAGAAGAAGAATATTATTGAGGAAAGATTTAAAAATCTAATCGCCATCACCGGCTCTGAAGCAGATAAAGAAGTTGTTGATATTATCAACAAAGTTGCCCCCAAACCACACGACTCTTTTATTGATTTAATACCAAAGTCTGGCTTAAGGCTAACACCCTCCCACTATGCATATATTAAGATATCCGAAGGTTGTAACCACAAATGCTCATTCTGTATTATTCCTTCAATGAGAGGAAAACTAGTCAGTAGAACCCCTGAAGATATTCTAGGTGAAGCACAAAATCTGGTTGATTCTGGAGTGACAGAATTAATCATCATCTCCCAAGACACGAGTGCTTATGGTGTTGATTTTAAGGTAAAGCAATCCTTTTGGGATGGTAAGCCTGTCAAACGAGATTTATATCATTTAGCTAAAGAACTGAAAAAATTTGGTGTATGGGTACGTTTTCATTATATCTATCCATATCCACATATTGATTATATGATTGAGTTGATGGATAAGGAGACAATTCTTCCTTATTTAGATGTTCCATTTCAACATGCAAGCCCTAGAATTCTAAAATCAATGAAGCGACCAGCTGATGCTGAAGATAACTTAAAAAGAATTCAGGCTTGGCGAGAAATCAATCCAAATATTGCTTTAAGAAGCACATTTATTGTGGGCTATCCTGGAGAAACAGATCATGATTTTGAACAGTTAATAGAATTTATTAAAGAAGCAAACTTGGATAACGTAGGTTGTTTTGAGTATTCAAATGTCGAGGGAGCGACAGCAAAATTAATGTCTGATCAAATTCCTGACTATGTAAAAAAAGAAAGATATAACCATTTGATGGAAACACAAAAGACGCTTAGTGAGCAAAAACTAAAATCACTAATTGGGTCGATTCAACATGTTGTGGTTGATGAAGTAACGGATGATTTTGCATTAGCTAGAAGTTTCCGCTCAGCTCCGGACGTGGACGGGGTTATATATTTAAAAGACCCCGAGGGTTTGATGGCGGGTGATAGACTTAATGTTAAAATTACCGGAAATGACGCATATAACTTATTTGCTGGACCATTAGATGATTAA
- a CDS encoding glutamyl-tRNA synthetase: MIKTRFAPSPTGYLHIGGIRTAIFNYAFAKKHNGKFFLRIEDTDVERSTQEAVDKILEGMSWLNLNHDGDIVYQAKNFNRHKEIIAQLLQHGHAYECYSSKEELDQMRHDCEKKGIKPKYDGTWRPEEGKTLPPVPKGVTPVIRFKNPLDGNVTWEDQVKGQISVSNEELDDVILQRSDGSPTYNLSVVVDDTDMGITHVIRGDDHINNTPRQINIYKACGFDIPFFAHLSMIHGEDGQKLSKRHGAASVTEYRELGYLPEAVNNYLARLGWSHSDAEIFSLDELCKLFSLKSITSSPSQFDIKKLQWLNNHYLKQKNFEEIEVLLTPQFAKRFSDRKQLLGIFDLYKDRCNSLRDFEVNAETVLTKPENISHELIEKYISDVSINRLQNLRDLFNVSDFTSESIETILKAYVKTEQIKFPEVAMPLRVVLLGTDQSPSIGQIIALIGKDDFNNRLSEQI, translated from the coding sequence ATGATTAAAACTCGATTTGCACCTAGTCCAACTGGGTATCTTCATATTGGCGGAATACGTACCGCAATTTTCAATTATGCATTCGCTAAAAAACATAACGGTAAATTTTTTCTAAGGATTGAAGATACTGATGTGGAGAGATCCACCCAGGAGGCTGTTGATAAGATTCTAGAAGGGATGTCATGGCTAAATTTAAATCATGATGGTGACATTGTTTATCAGGCAAAAAATTTTAATCGTCACAAAGAGATTATTGCTCAGTTATTACAGCATGGTCACGCATATGAGTGCTACTCAAGCAAAGAAGAACTTGATCAAATGCGACACGATTGTGAAAAAAAAGGAATTAAGCCAAAATATGACGGCACTTGGAGACCGGAGGAGGGAAAGACACTGCCCCCAGTGCCAAAGGGAGTAACTCCTGTTATTCGTTTCAAAAATCCACTAGATGGAAATGTGACTTGGGAAGATCAAGTCAAAGGACAAATATCTGTCAGTAATGAAGAATTGGATGATGTGATTCTGCAAAGATCTGATGGTTCACCAACGTATAACTTAAGTGTGGTAGTGGATGATACTGATATGGGTATTACGCATGTTATCCGTGGAGATGATCACATCAACAATACCCCGCGCCAAATCAATATATATAAAGCCTGTGGTTTTGATATACCGTTCTTTGCTCATTTATCAATGATCCACGGAGAAGATGGACAAAAGTTATCTAAGCGGCATGGAGCTGCAAGTGTGACTGAATATCGTGAGCTTGGCTATCTTCCGGAGGCAGTCAATAATTATCTTGCTAGGTTAGGGTGGAGTCATAGCGATGCTGAAATTTTTTCTCTTGATGAATTATGTAAGTTATTTTCTCTAAAAAGCATTACATCATCACCATCGCAGTTTGATATCAAAAAACTTCAGTGGCTCAATAACCACTACCTAAAACAAAAGAATTTTGAAGAGATTGAGGTATTACTAACTCCCCAATTTGCTAAAAGATTTTCAGATCGTAAACAATTATTAGGTATTTTTGATCTTTATAAAGATCGCTGTAATTCGTTGCGAGATTTTGAAGTGAATGCGGAGACGGTCTTAACAAAACCGGAAAATATTTCACATGAATTGATAGAAAAATATATCTCCGATGTTTCAATAAATCGCTTACAAAATTTAAGAGATTTGTTTAATGTGTCTGACTTTACTTCTGAATCGATAGAAACTATTTTAAAAGCCTATGTCAAAACTGAACAAATTAAGTTTCCTGAAGTTGCCATGCCTTTGAGGGTGGTGTTATTGGGAACCGACCAGTCTCCTTCAATTGGGCAAATTATCGCCTTAATAGGCAAGGATGATTTTAATAATAGATTAAGTGAGCAAATATAA